A segment of the Opitutia bacterium genome:
GCTCAAACGCCCGCGGTCTACACGCTCTACGCGCACTTGGCGGCGATTCAGTCCGGCATCCGGCCGGGCGTGCGCGTCGAGAAAGGCCAGACGATCGGCATCATGGGGCGCAGTTCGAGCGGCGGCGGAATTCCGAAGGAGCGCGGGCATTTGCATTTCGAGATCGGCCTGCGCGCGACGGACGCGTTCGAGAACTGGTATGCCGCGCGGCGCTTCGGCAACCGCAACGAGCACGGTGATTTCAACGGGATGAACCTGATGGGCATCGACCCGCTGGATTTCCTCCGCCAATGGCGCACGGGCCGCGTCGACTCGTTCGAGGAATATTTCGACAAGCTGCGGCCGGTCGTGACGCTGCGGATCGCGACGACGCGCGTGCCGGATTTCATTCAGCGCTATCCCGCGCTGCTGCGAAAGCCCATCAACGGACTCGTTGCAGGCTGGGAAGTCTCGTGCAACGGCACCGGCCTGCCGTTTGCGTGGACGCCGCTTTCAGCGAACGAAGTAGTCGGCATGCGGAGCGGCGAAGTGCGGATCGTGTCCGCGGACGCGTCGGCCACGCGAGCCCATCGCTGCAAGGACCTCGTGCGCGTGCGCGGCGGAGGCTACGCGCCGGGCGGCGATTTGCGCACGATGATCGAGCAGGTGTTCGGGATTCGGTAAGCGGATTATCGGCCGGTGGCCCGTGTTTGTTCGCCCGGTCGTCGCGACTCGGGGGCCCGGGTGCGGGTGAATGAGCTTCGGTCGGTGTTATGACATTTCGAGGTGTCATCGCTCTTGTCTAGCCGAGCGCGCCGGACGATGGTTGGCGCGGCTCGCACAGTGTCCGAGGGCCACGGATACGTGGGAGATTCTGCGAGGCATTTCGCTTTAACATTCCCCCGATCCGCCGGTGCCGTGCGTTCTTGTGTTCCCGCAACGATCGCCGCCCACCGCGCCAATCAGCCATGAGCGCATCCGACCGGTCCTTTCACCTGTTCCTCTCCTACGCCCGAGCGGACAACAAAGTCCGCGTGAATCTCGCGGGCGAAGGTTGGATCACCGCCTTCGTGGCCGAGCTGAAACGGCGGCACGCGGCCTACTCCGGGCGCGAGCTCAGGATTTTCTTCGATCAGGACTCGATCGAGGACGGCACGGATTGGAAGCGACGGCTCGGCGAAGGACTCCGGCAGAGCCGCCTGTTCCTCGCGTTCCTGTCGCCGAACTACCTCACGTCGAAAAATTGCCTCTGGGAATGGGAGGAATATCTGCGCCGCGAGCACTCCGCCGCGCGCGGCGACGATGGACTGACGCCGATCTATTTCGTCACGCCGGCCGACCTGCGGTTTCAGGACGATCAGGGGCTGGCGGAGTGGCTGCGGAACATGGAGCAGCGCTACCCGTGGTTCGAGGCGCGTGAGGCGCAGTTCACTTCCGAGGCCGAGAAGACCGCGCGCGCCTTTGCCGCCGACCTCAACCGACGGCAGAAGTCCGCCACGTTCGAGCTGCATCCGTGGTTCGAGCGCGGGCCGGAGGTGTTGCGCGAACTCGATGCCGCCGAGCGCGCGTCCGACGTGAAGCGAGCGCCGCGCGCTCCGGCGGACGATTTGCGCTCGCTCGCGGAGCGGCTCAACGGCCTCGATCGGCACATCGCGCGCCGGCTCGACCGGTTGGCGCTCGCCGATCTCGCGCCGGGCAACATCACGCGGAGCCACGAGCACTTCGTGGGACGGCATCGCGAGTTGCGGGAGCTGCACGAGATCATGCTCACCGGCGGTCCGCAGAGCGGAGGGCGCGGCATGGGCGGACGCGGCATGATCGCCGCCACCTTCGCGCCCGGCGGTCTCGGCAAGACCGCACTCGCCCGCCAATACGCGCACGCCTACGCGGAGTTTTACGCCGCCGGAGGGACGTGGGAGATCGGTTGCGAGGGGCAGAAGGAACTCGGTTTCGCGCTCAAGCGATTGGTCCAGTCGACGCAGTTTCAGCAGCTCGCCTGGCGGGATCGGCGCGGGCCGGCGGCGGGGGGCGAGTTGCTCACCACTCCGCTCAGCCTGAGTCAGGAGCAGGAAAACGATCCCGCCCTCGCGCTCGAAGCGATCCTGGGCTATCTGGAGCGGGTAACGGCCGCGCGCCGCGCGATCCTGGTGGAAGAGCTCAGTCGCAGCGCGGCCGAAGGGCGAGGGGAGCGTCACACTCCGCCCGAGGAACCGCCGGAGCTGAAGCAGCCGCGTGCGCTCCTGATTCTCGACAACGTGGATCAACCGGAGCTGCTCTCGGGCCACCAAGTCGCGCAACTCCCGGCCAAGGACTGGCTCGAAATCATCGTCACGACCCGGCTCCATCCGTCCGCATTCGGCGGCGGGGATCGCACGTTCGCGCACGTGGAACTCGGCACGCTGCCCGAGGCGGACGGAGTGCAATTGCTGGCGGATTTCCAGCCGGGTGGACGTTTCGCACTCTCCTCCGAGGAGGAGGCAGCGCGGCGCATCGTGCGTGCGCTGGGCGGATGGACGATCGCCGTCGAAATCGCGGCGGCTTTCATCGGAGATCTCGCGAAAAACGGCCGCGCTGCGGTCGCGGCGGCTTTCTACGCTGAGTTGGAGAAGAACGGCCTCGCGTGGGTGGACGATCTCGCGGGCAGGACGGCGTTCGATCAGACGCAACGGCACAGCGAGGCCTCCGACCAGGGCGAGCGCGAGCGGCAGAACCGTGTCGGCACGCTCATCGCGTGGAGCGTGGCGCGCCTGAGTGCGCCGGCGCGCACGGCGCTGGAGTTCGCGAGCCTGTTCCAGCCGGACGCGATTCCGCTTTCGTGGCTGCACGTCTTGACGGCGAGCGTGCATCCGGAAGTGAAGGATAAATCGCTGACGAACGACGTGGCTTGGCCTGCGGTTTGGACGGAGTTGCGGGGCCTGCGCCTGCTGCATCCGGCGGGGGAAGTCGAGGCGGGTGAGCGTCAGGTGGAACGCGAGCCGAACGTCGTGCGGATTCATCGTGTCGTCGCCCAGCACGTCTCGCGGGATGGACTGACGGAGCGGTTCGCCGCGCTGGATAAGTTTCTCGACGCCTTCACGACCCGATTCGAGCATGAGGTCGGTAATTCTGACGACGCGTGGTTGCGCGCGCAGCATCCGTGGCTGATCGATCAGTTGGATCACCTGCTCAGCACGCGCACACCGACCCCCACCTTGCTCAGTTCGGCCGGAGTGTCCGCGAGCTATGAAGGACAACACCGATCCCTGGCACGCGCGATGGAACTCACGTCGAGAATTCTCGCAGCCGCGGAAGGTCATCTAGCGGCGAACCTGCAGAGTGCGGAGGCGCAGCGGGACGTGTCGGTGAGTTTGAGCAAGCTGGCGGACTTTCTGGCGCTTCGCGGGCAGGCCGGTGATGGGAAGAAAGCGCTGGAGTATTACGAGCGGAGTCTGGCGGTGCGCGAACAGTTGGTAGAGGCAAACCCGCAGAGCGCGCCAGCGCAGCGGGACGTGTCGGTGAGTTTGAACAAGCTGGCGGACTTTCTGGCGCAACGCGGGCAGACCGGTGATGGAAAGAAAGCGCTGGAGTATTACGAGCGGAGTCTGGCGGTGCGCGAACAGTTGGTAGAGGCAAACCCGCAGAGCGCGCCAGCACAGCGGGACGTGTCGGTGAGTTTGAACAAGCTGGCAAATTTTCTGGCTAGTCGCGGGCTGGCTGGGGATGGGGAGAAAGCGCTGGGGTATTGCCAGCGGAGTTTGGCGGTGGCCGAGCAGTTGGCGGAGGCGAGTCCGCAGAGTGCGCAGGCGCAGCGGGACGTGGTGGTGGGTTTGCTCAAGCTGGCGGACTATCTGGCGCAACGCGGGCAGACCGGTGATGGGAAGAAAGCGCTGGAGTATTACGAGCAGAGTCTGGCGGTGCTTGAGCGGTTGGCGGAGGCGAATCCACAGAGTGCGCAGGCGCAGCGGGACGTGTCGGTGAGTTTGAGCAAGCTGGCCGACTATCTGGCGCGACGCGGTCAGGCCGGGGATGGAGAGAAAGCGCTGGGGTATTATGAGCGCGAATTGGCAATCTGTGAGCGGTTGGCGGAGGCGAACGCACAGAGTGCGGAGGCGCAGCGGGACTTGAAGGTGAGTTTGGAGCGTTTGGCGGGGTTGGAGGGACGGCGGACGGGTGGGCAGAAAAAGGCGCTAGAGCTGCAACGGCGGGCGCTGGAGATCGCGCTGCGACTACGCGGCGCCAATCCGCAATCGGTCTATTTCGGACGAACGGCGGCGGTGTCGTTCTTCCTGACGTATCAACGTGCCCAAGCTGCCGGGCAGGACGATCTGGCGATGAAATGCCTCGTCGGCTGCTACGAGGTGCTTGACGAACTCATCTCTGCCGGCTGCACGCTCGACCAACAATCCATGCAGCTGCACGCGCAACTCAAAACCCAGTTTTCTTCCCCATGACGACCTCTCCCTCTCAATCACCCACTGCCTCCGGCCTGCCGCTCGTGGTTCAGGTCGCGTTCGCCGGCAAGCGCCGGCTCTTTGATCCGCCGCATGCGAGCTCCGGCGATGAGGCGGCCTTCGCCGCGGCGGTGGAGCGGCTCTTGGTGGAGCGGCTCCACCGTTTGCAGACGGAACTGGGCGGGGGGCGCGTTTGCGGGCTGTCCTCGCTTGCGGCGGGCGGCGACTTGATGTTTGCGCGGAGCTGTCAGCAATTGGGTTGGTGGCAACGTGTGTTGCTGCCCCAGCCGCGGGAGGATTTTCTCGCGGCCTGCGGGAGCGGGGGACCGGACTTCACCCCGGCCGAGGCGGAAGAGGCGCGGCGTCTGCTCCTCGGCGGGCACGTGATCGAGGAACGCGTGGCCAGCGTGGCGAGCGAGCGCGCGACGCGTTTTGAGGACGTGAATCTCGAGCTGGTCCGAATTTGCGACGTGCTGGTGTGCCTCCTGCCCGGGGCGGCGACGGCGGACAAGCCGGCGGGCACGCGCGCCACACTCGCGCTCGCCCAGCGCTGGCACCGTCCGGTGTTGGAAATCGGGGTCACCGTGGGGAAGGACGGAAAACCAGTGTTGTCGGAGCAGTGGCATTGCCCGCCTTCGAAAACCGCCGGGGCGTGCCCGGCGGCGCCGGGCTTTGCCCCGGCGCGGCTGCCCGCGCCGCTCGACCGCATTACGCCCCCGGCCACCGGTCTGGACGATGCCGCCGCCTACCGGGCCGCGCTGAAGCAGTTCTCGAGCGCCACGGCGACGCGGATGCAAAGACGATTCAAGTGGGCGGCGCTCATCATCGTCGGCGCGCACGTCGCGGCGACCGCGCTGGCGTTGGCGGCGCTCAAGATCCACGGCGAGACTGCGCTGCACTGGCTGCTGGGCATAGAATTGTCGTTCCTCCTGTTCGGCCTGGGGTATCACGAGTATCTGCACCGCTCGCATGCGGCGCAGCGCTGGGCGATGGCGCGTCTGAGCGCCGAGGTCGCGCGCTCGGCGATCCCGCTCGCCGGGGTGCCGCGGTCGCTGCGTTACCTGTTCGAACTGCCGATGCCCGGGGAACTTCGCCCGCTTCTGCGCACGCTCAACGTCCTGCATCTCGCCGGCCTCTCCGCGCGGACGGGCACGTGGCAGGCGCGGCGCGAGACCTACGTGGCCGAGCGGTTGCGCAAACCCGTCAACGGCCAACTCGACTACTACGCCCGGCGGCTGGCGCAGGCGCGCCGCTGGCTGCAGGTGGCGCAGGCGACGTTCTTCGTCGGATCGGCCGGGGCGTTCGCGGCCACGGCGGCGAAGCTCGGGCTGGCGCTGGACTGGTGGCACGTCGGCACGGCGGCGCACGATCTCGCCGCCGGCGGGCTCGGTTCGCTCGCGGTGTTTTTGCCTGTGGTGGCGGTGGCCGCGCTCTCGCTCGCGGGCGCGTTCGATCTCGAGGCGCGCGTGCACACCTACGCCGAAATGCTCGAGTTTCTCCAGCACCACACGCACTTGATCGAAGCCGCCGTGAGCGAAAACGAGTTCGCGACGCTCGCGCTGCAAATCGAGGCGCGCCTCCTTGGGGAAACTGCCAACTGGCACGCTCGGCGGGCGTTCACGGGCGTGGCGTAGGCCGCGCCAGAATTTTCCCGAGGTCCTTTTCGTCCGCCCCCGCTCTCACGCCGCCGCGCATGAACTACGAGCTCTTCATTTCTTACGCCCGCAAAGACAACCAGCCGCAGAAACCCGGCGACCCGCGCGGTTGGGTCACGGCTCTGCGCGATGAGATTCTCGCGCGGCACTATCGCGTCTCCGGTGCGCCGCTGCGGAGCCATCCGTTCTACGACTTGGATGCGATCAAAGGCATGGACGACTGGCGTCTCAAGATTCTGCAAGGGCTGCGGCAGTCCAACATCCTCCTCGTGTGTCTGTCGCCGAACTACTTCAAGAGCGACAACTGCCTGTGGGAATGGGAGGAGTTCCACAAACACAAGGCCGCGCGGCGGATCGGCGACGGGAGCGTGGCGCCGGTGTATTTCGTCGAGGCTCCTGACTCCGACGAGCAAGTCACGGCGGCTTTCGCCGCCTTCGTTCAGCGTGGTAATTACCAGGAATCGGAGCTGGCGAAGTTCATTCCCCGTTGGCGGGAGTGGCACAGCGCGATCCGGCGCTTCAACCACTTCGATTTTCGCCCATGGTTTCCCGAGGGTCCGACGGCGCTGGCCGAGGAGGTGGCGAAGCGACGTCTGGAGGAACTCTCCGGGGCGCTCACGGACCGCTTGGCGCGCTCTCGCCGTGCCGCGGATGCGCCGGGCAACCTGCGGGGCTACAATCCGCATTTCGTCGGGCGCTCCAAACAATTGGCGGAGCTGCACCAGACTCTCGTCGGCGACGGTTCGGTGGGCGTGATCACGGCCGTGAATGGCTTGGGTGGTCAGGGGAAAACGGAACTCGCCATCACCTACGCCCACTCGCACGCCCAGTTTTATCCCGGCGGCTTGTGGGTTCTCCCCGCGGAGGGCCGCGCGGAACTGCTGCCGCTCTTCGGCGAACTGGCGGGCGACGCGCGCCTCGGCATTCCGCCGTCCGCCGGTCCGGAAGAAACGGCGGCCCAGCGCGGGGTGCGCGTGTTGGAACGCATGAAACAGCTGGCCGTCGACGCCCACGATCGCGATCCGGACGGCGGCGCCGCTTGCCTTGTCATCCTCGACAACGTCTCCGAGCCGGCGTTGCTGTCGAAGACGCAGCGCGCGCCGCTCGATCTCGCCAGCAAGGGTTGGCTGCGACTCGCCGCGACCACCCGGCTGGGGCGCGCGGATTTTCCCGCCACCGCGAGCGAAGTCGCGTTCATGGAAATCACGTCGCTCGACGAAGACGACGCGCTCGACCTCATTCGGAATCACCAGCCGCCGCTCGACGCGGACGGCGTGCAACGGGATTTCCCGCCCGCTACGGCCGCGGCGGACGCGACCGCGGCACGCGAGATCGCGCGCGAGCTGGGCGGGTTCACCCTGGCGGTGGAGGCCGTGGCGATCTACCTCGGGCTGCACCCGGAGATCCGTCCGGCCGCTTATCTCGCGCGGCTGCGCGCGGAGGGGTTGACGGGTGTCGATTCGCTCCCAGCGGAGGCCGACGTCGCGGCGCAAATGCAGCATCGCGAGAAACAGCTCGAACTCGTGCTGGCGCAGACCTTCGAGCGGCTGACGCCGTTGGAGCTCACCGCGCTCGACTACGCCGCGCTGTTGCCGCCCGATCACGTGCCGTGGCCGTGGCTGCGCGCGTTGGTGGCGGAAGCGCACCCAGGGAAACTCGACGCGGCCGTCGGTCACCCCGACCCGTGGGCCGGCGCGCGGCGGCGATTGGAAGGACTGCGCCTGCTCACCACCGGCGATCATCCCGAAGTGGCCCGCCTGCACCGCATGGTCGGCGCCCACGTGCGCGAACGGTTGGGGGACCGCGTGGGAGGGATGCGTGCGCGGGTGCTCCAGTTGTTGCACGATCGAGTGGGCTATCCGCTTCAGGAAACCTGGCGACATGACCCCGGTGTTCTTTGGATTCTGCCTCCGCTCCAAGCGACGGTGGAACTGTTGGCGGAAGCGGAGGTTGATCCGATGCTGGGGCGTCTCGCCGGGCTGCTGGGCGAAATTGAAGCGACCATCGGACGGTTGGACCGCGCCGAGCGATTTCTGATGACGGCGATGGAGATTACCGAAAAAGCGCTAGCGACCAATCCGTCTAACACGCTGGCGCAGCGGGACGTGTCGTTGAGTTTGATCAACCTAGCGGACTATCTGGCGAGCCGCGGGCAGGCCGGGGATGGGGAGAAAGCGCTGGGGTATTACGAGCGGAGTCTGGCGGTGACCGAGCGCTTGGCGGAGGCGAATCCGCAGAGCGCGCAGGCGCAGCGGGACGTGTCGGTGAGTTTGAACAAGCTGGCAGACTTTCTGGCGCGCCGCGGGCAAGCCGGGGATGGAGAGAAAGCGCTGGGGTATTACGAGCGGAGTCTGGCGGTGCGCGAGCGCTTGGCGGAGGCGAATCCGCAGAGCGCGCAGGCGCAGCGGGACCTGTCGGTGAGTTTGGAGAAGCTGGCAGATTTTCTGGCGCAACGCGGGCAGGCCGGGGATGGGGAAAATGCGCTGGGGTATTACGAGCGGAGTCTGGCGGTGCGCGAGCGGTTGGCGGAGGCGAATCCGCAGAGCGCGCAGGCGCAGCGGGACGTGTCGGTGAGTTTGAACAAGCTGGCGGACTTTCTGGCGCGCCGCGGGCAAGCCGGGGATGGAGAGAAAGCGCTGGGGTATTACGAGCGGAGTCTGGCGGTGCGCGAGCGCTTGGCGGAGGCGAATCCGCAGAGCGCGGAGGCGCAGCGTGACGTGTCGGTGAGTTTGGAGCGCTTGGCGGGGTTTGAGGGAAGGCAGGCGGGAGGGGAGGGAAAGGCGCTGCAACTACAACTGCGGGCGCTGGAAATCGCTTTTCAACTACGCAGCTCCAATCCGCAGTCGGTCTATTTCGGACGGACGGCGGCGGTGTCGTTCTTCTTGACGTATCAACGGGCCCATGCCGCTGGGCAGAATGAGCTGGCGATGAAATGCCTCGCCGGTTGCTTCCAAGTGCTCGACCAAATGATCACAGCCGGCTGCGCGCTGGATGAACAGATGGTCAATCTTCATGCCCAGCTGAAAACGCGCTTCGGACAGTCGTAATCGTGCACTCCGGTCGCGCGCGGCCGGAGGCGCGAGACGGTTTTCAGCGGCGTCGCTTCGACTTCGCGCCCTTCGCGGCGCTCTTCACGTCCGCGAGGATGCTTTGGAATTCCGGGTCGACCTTCAGGCTCACGAGATCCGGATCCTGGCGCATCCACTCGTAATCGGTGTAGCCGAGCTTCAGCGCGACGCGGAGCGCATCGAGCGCGTCCAGCGGGCGGTTGCTCAGCGCGAGGCTGCACGCGAGGTTGTAGTGCGCGGTGGAGTTGGTCGGCTGGAGTTTCACCAGCTTGCGATCCATGCGCAGGCCGTCGGCGATGCGGCCGGTCTTGGTGTAGAGGCCGCCGAGAAGTTCGATGACGTCGGCGTAGCGCGGGCAGCGGCGGTGGACGGACTCGAAGAAAGTGATCTCGAAGGCCGGGTCGCTCTTCGGCGGGCGGGACATGGATTACTTCGTGCGGTTCGGGCACGCGTGCCGCTCGCGGAAGGCGATGCACTGCGCGCTGACTTGGAGGCGTTGGGAGATCGGCTTGAGCCCGAGCTTCAACGAGACCGTGCTGCCATACCATTCCATGAACGGCGCGCTGATCTCGAAAATCTTGTCGC
Coding sequences within it:
- a CDS encoding M23 family metallopeptidase; this translates as MRRLISTLALGLLALAPAAHAKIDLVFPTPQKAWTTGRIDEFIQPTVSGDPESGLFGCVRSGGSQFHEGLDIKPTARDRRGEPADPVFAAMDGVVKHVATSPGSSNYGRYIVIEHPAQTPAVYTLYAHLAAIQSGIRPGVRVEKGQTIGIMGRSSSGGGIPKERGHLHFEIGLRATDAFENWYAARRFGNRNEHGDFNGMNLMGIDPLDFLRQWRTGRVDSFEEYFDKLRPVVTLRIATTRVPDFIQRYPALLRKPINGLVAGWEVSCNGTGLPFAWTPLSANEVVGMRSGEVRIVSADASATRAHRCKDLVRVRGGGYAPGGDLRTMIEQVFGIR
- a CDS encoding toll/interleukin-1 receptor domain-containing protein, whose translation is MSASDRSFHLFLSYARADNKVRVNLAGEGWITAFVAELKRRHAAYSGRELRIFFDQDSIEDGTDWKRRLGEGLRQSRLFLAFLSPNYLTSKNCLWEWEEYLRREHSAARGDDGLTPIYFVTPADLRFQDDQGLAEWLRNMEQRYPWFEAREAQFTSEAEKTARAFAADLNRRQKSATFELHPWFERGPEVLRELDAAERASDVKRAPRAPADDLRSLAERLNGLDRHIARRLDRLALADLAPGNITRSHEHFVGRHRELRELHEIMLTGGPQSGGRGMGGRGMIAATFAPGGLGKTALARQYAHAYAEFYAAGGTWEIGCEGQKELGFALKRLVQSTQFQQLAWRDRRGPAAGGELLTTPLSLSQEQENDPALALEAILGYLERVTAARRAILVEELSRSAAEGRGERHTPPEEPPELKQPRALLILDNVDQPELLSGHQVAQLPAKDWLEIIVTTRLHPSAFGGGDRTFAHVELGTLPEADGVQLLADFQPGGRFALSSEEEAARRIVRALGGWTIAVEIAAAFIGDLAKNGRAAVAAAFYAELEKNGLAWVDDLAGRTAFDQTQRHSEASDQGERERQNRVGTLIAWSVARLSAPARTALEFASLFQPDAIPLSWLHVLTASVHPEVKDKSLTNDVAWPAVWTELRGLRLLHPAGEVEAGERQVEREPNVVRIHRVVAQHVSRDGLTERFAALDKFLDAFTTRFEHEVGNSDDAWLRAQHPWLIDQLDHLLSTRTPTPTLLSSAGVSASYEGQHRSLARAMELTSRILAAAEGHLAANLQSAEAQRDVSVSLSKLADFLALRGQAGDGKKALEYYERSLAVREQLVEANPQSAPAQRDVSVSLNKLADFLAQRGQTGDGKKALEYYERSLAVREQLVEANPQSAPAQRDVSVSLNKLANFLASRGLAGDGEKALGYCQRSLAVAEQLAEASPQSAQAQRDVVVGLLKLADYLAQRGQTGDGKKALEYYEQSLAVLERLAEANPQSAQAQRDVSVSLSKLADYLARRGQAGDGEKALGYYERELAICERLAEANAQSAEAQRDLKVSLERLAGLEGRRTGGQKKALELQRRALEIALRLRGANPQSVYFGRTAAVSFFLTYQRAQAAGQDDLAMKCLVGCYEVLDELISAGCTLDQQSMQLHAQLKTQFSSP
- a CDS encoding toll/interleukin-1 receptor domain-containing protein translates to MNYELFISYARKDNQPQKPGDPRGWVTALRDEILARHYRVSGAPLRSHPFYDLDAIKGMDDWRLKILQGLRQSNILLVCLSPNYFKSDNCLWEWEEFHKHKAARRIGDGSVAPVYFVEAPDSDEQVTAAFAAFVQRGNYQESELAKFIPRWREWHSAIRRFNHFDFRPWFPEGPTALAEEVAKRRLEELSGALTDRLARSRRAADAPGNLRGYNPHFVGRSKQLAELHQTLVGDGSVGVITAVNGLGGQGKTELAITYAHSHAQFYPGGLWVLPAEGRAELLPLFGELAGDARLGIPPSAGPEETAAQRGVRVLERMKQLAVDAHDRDPDGGAACLVILDNVSEPALLSKTQRAPLDLASKGWLRLAATTRLGRADFPATASEVAFMEITSLDEDDALDLIRNHQPPLDADGVQRDFPPATAAADATAAREIARELGGFTLAVEAVAIYLGLHPEIRPAAYLARLRAEGLTGVDSLPAEADVAAQMQHREKQLELVLAQTFERLTPLELTALDYAALLPPDHVPWPWLRALVAEAHPGKLDAAVGHPDPWAGARRRLEGLRLLTTGDHPEVARLHRMVGAHVRERLGDRVGGMRARVLQLLHDRVGYPLQETWRHDPGVLWILPPLQATVELLAEAEVDPMLGRLAGLLGEIEATIGRLDRAERFLMTAMEITEKALATNPSNTLAQRDVSLSLINLADYLASRGQAGDGEKALGYYERSLAVTERLAEANPQSAQAQRDVSVSLNKLADFLARRGQAGDGEKALGYYERSLAVRERLAEANPQSAQAQRDLSVSLEKLADFLAQRGQAGDGENALGYYERSLAVRERLAEANPQSAQAQRDVSVSLNKLADFLARRGQAGDGEKALGYYERSLAVRERLAEANPQSAEAQRDVSVSLERLAGFEGRQAGGEGKALQLQLRALEIAFQLRSSNPQSVYFGRTAAVSFFLTYQRAHAAGQNELAMKCLAGCFQVLDQMITAGCALDEQMVNLHAQLKTRFGQS